GCGGGCATCGCCTTCCTTCAGGTAGTTCTTGTCGATGCCGGCGCTCAGGCCGTCGGTGGCGATCGGCTGCATGTCCGCTTCTTTACTCAGCACCCAGTTATGGCCCATGACGTTTTTCGGCAAGCTACCGGAATGGGTCAGTTCCACGGTGAAGGTTTTGCAGCTCTTGTCGATTTCAATGGCCTTGGTGTTGAAGGACATTTGATCTGTGGAGTCAACGGTGACTTTGCACTCTGCAGCCATCAATTGGCTGCTGGCCAGTGTCAACAGGGATACCGCAACAAGTTTGGCAAACATGGTGAATCTCCAAG
The Pseudomonas sp. MYb327 DNA segment above includes these coding regions:
- the azu gene encoding azurin; the encoded protein is MFAKLVAVSLLTLASSQLMAAECKVTVDSTDQMSFNTKAIEIDKSCKTFTVELTHSGSLPKNVMGHNWVLSKEADMQPIATDGLSAGIDKNYLKEGDARVIAHTKVIGAKETDSVTFDVSKLDANEKYGFFCSFPGHISMMKGTVTLK